In a genomic window of Allomeiothermus silvanus DSM 9946:
- a CDS encoding MFS transporter, translating to MAGIFQQPAFLRLFLSNLVSQVGNKVHRIALLALVNEMYGLVWTGVVISAQLFSRVILGPLLGPLVDRNDRRLIMLYSDLVCVGLVALIPLLGIRSLGALIALTVLVAATDALRYPALNSAVADLVPESSLDQANSLLLLTNRVAEIGFVALAGLLVAGVGFAPAFYLDAFSYLISALYLLRLPALKPKPSPRRRYLTALLEGFGPLWHNRTLRYSVLSITIAALFGSAEAVLGYVLAVKVLKIGVQGFGVMEALTAAGALLGFLWVPHITRRIARERLFLLALMAFGFIYASMGAFPYPIWVGVASFLFGVANAGFIVPMRSILQIAAPPDQRGRILGTFISLTDAAQIGGATLGATLAAMLGITEAMVFCGLAVTAVAIAVTLLGGIPEASAAPTTAKT from the coding sequence ATGGCGGGGATTTTCCAACAACCGGCTTTTTTGCGTCTGTTTTTATCCAACCTAGTTTCCCAAGTCGGCAATAAAGTCCACCGCATCGCCCTCCTGGCACTGGTTAACGAGATGTACGGACTAGTCTGGACCGGTGTGGTCATCTCCGCCCAGCTTTTCTCCCGGGTCATCCTGGGACCGCTCCTGGGACCCCTTGTCGACCGCAACGACCGCCGCCTGATCATGCTGTATTCGGACTTGGTCTGCGTGGGTCTGGTGGCGCTGATTCCCCTGCTGGGGATTCGCTCGCTGGGAGCTTTGATCGCGCTGACCGTGCTGGTTGCGGCTACGGATGCCCTGCGCTACCCCGCCCTCAACAGCGCAGTGGCCGACCTAGTTCCAGAATCTTCGCTCGACCAGGCCAATAGCCTCCTGCTCCTGACCAACCGCGTGGCGGAGATCGGCTTCGTGGCCCTAGCCGGGCTGCTGGTAGCGGGGGTGGGCTTCGCCCCGGCCTTTTACCTCGACGCCTTCTCCTATCTGATCTCGGCTTTGTACTTGCTGCGGCTTCCGGCCCTCAAACCCAAACCAAGCCCCCGCCGCCGCTACCTAACGGCCTTGCTCGAGGGCTTCGGGCCCCTCTGGCATAACCGCACCTTGCGCTATAGCGTGCTCAGCATCACCATAGCGGCCCTCTTTGGCTCCGCCGAAGCCGTGCTGGGCTACGTGCTGGCGGTCAAGGTACTCAAGATCGGGGTGCAGGGGTTTGGGGTGATGGAAGCCCTGACCGCCGCCGGGGCCTTATTGGGCTTCTTATGGGTGCCGCACATCACCCGCCGGATAGCTCGAGAGCGGCTGTTCCTGCTAGCCCTGATGGCCTTTGGTTTTATATATGCCTCCATGGGAGCTTTCCCCTATCCCATCTGGGTAGGGGTCGCTAGCTTTCTCTTCGGGGTCGCTAACGCGGGGTTTATCGTGCCGATGCGGAGCATCTTACAGATTGCCGCCCCCCCAGATCAGCGTGGACGCATCTTGGGCACTTTTATCAGCCTAACGGATGCAGCCCAGATTGGTGGAGCTACCCTGGGCGCAACCCTAGCCGCCATGTTGGGTATCACGGAAGCGATGGTGTTTTGCGGGCTGGCTGTGACCGCAGTGGCGATAGCGGTCACCCTACTTGGGGGAATTCCCGAGGCCAGCGCCGCTCCGACCACAGCAAAAACATGA
- a CDS encoding roadblock/LC7 domain-containing protein, protein MRFLDSLATLGVRRAVLTATDGLVIESVGSGTPSAELLAAELASLHRSMQRLAEGLGGRIRRFTLATEEREVLVVVVGEYCLGAVVERGGDRRAVGTELSRLASRLFEQL, encoded by the coding sequence GTGAGATTTCTGGATAGCCTAGCCACCCTAGGGGTCCGGCGGGCAGTGCTTACCGCCACCGACGGTCTGGTGATCGAAAGTGTGGGCTCGGGTACCCCCTCAGCCGAGCTATTGGCCGCCGAACTGGCCTCGCTCCACCGCAGCATGCAACGGCTAGCCGAGGGGCTAGGAGGACGCATCCGCCGCTTCACCCTGGCCACCGAGGAGCGCGAGGTGCTGGTGGTGGTGGTAGGTGAATACTGTCTGGGCGCAGTAGTCGAGCGGGGGGGGGATCGCCGGGCGGTTGGAACTGAACTTTCTAGGTTGGCCAGCCGCCTCTTTGAGCAGCTATAA
- a CDS encoding peroxiredoxin — MRNLLCLLALLTSAFAQKIGDPVNLPKVQDSYNKPVDLPALTQEGRYLLFWFYPKALSPGCTAQGKRYAELYDEFKKLGVEVFGVSADPGAEQCAFIEKLALKGGMIPDKSGTLARLFGVGGFFGFYNRDTILVNPQGRIEQIWRGVNPFRDADTVLAYLKEKLAKR, encoded by the coding sequence ATGCGAAACCTACTGTGTCTGTTGGCGCTGCTGACTTCTGCCTTCGCACAAAAGATCGGTGACCCGGTGAATTTGCCTAAGGTGCAGGACTCCTACAACAAACCGGTGGACCTGCCTGCGTTGACCCAGGAGGGGCGCTACCTGCTTTTCTGGTTCTACCCCAAGGCGCTCTCGCCCGGCTGTACCGCTCAAGGCAAACGCTATGCCGAACTCTACGACGAGTTCAAAAAGCTGGGGGTCGAGGTGTTTGGGGTCAGCGCCGACCCAGGGGCGGAACAGTGCGCATTCATCGAGAAACTAGCGCTCAAGGGGGGTATGATCCCGGACAAGTCCGGGACGCTGGCAAGGCTATTTGGCGTGGGGGGGTTCTTTGGTTTTTATAACCGCGACACCATTTTGGTCAATCCCCAAGGGCGCATAGAACAAATCTGGCGGGGGGTGAACCCCTTTCGCGATGCCGATACGGTGCTGGCTTACCTAAAAGAGAAGCTCGCCAAACGGTAG
- a CDS encoding DUF3467 domain-containing protein, whose amino-acid sequence MNELRLDIDKETAYGRYTNLALFSHTKNEFVLDFAMIQPQGGAMVVSRLITSPQHAKALLRSLAENIQRYEESYGLIPEPIAEGPSSQA is encoded by the coding sequence GTGAACGAGCTTCGCCTGGACATCGATAAGGAAACCGCTTACGGGCGCTATACCAACCTAGCGCTCTTCTCCCACACCAAGAACGAATTCGTGCTGGATTTCGCCATGATTCAGCCGCAAGGCGGGGCCATGGTAGTCTCCCGCCTGATCACCAGCCCCCAACACGCTAAGGCCCTCTTACGCAGCTTGGCCGAGAACATCCAGCGCTACGAGGAGTCCTACGGGCTGATCCCCGAGCCCATAGCCGAAGGCCCGAGTAGCCAGGCCTAG
- a CDS encoding protein kinase domain-containing protein: MSVLLAVLLVGLSVALALRLGSTWVLLGGMALLLGVGWGLGAQPAPWLPLLALGLVVAWGPRPRLGLAPSRATPPRPANGKNGKGPKARLNKTKTPTNPRTTLSGLAGAPAGLEDKYEILEKVGIGGMATVYKARDKSGQMLALKIPQEKFVGDTRFVRRFHREAEVLAHLDHPSIVKVFDHGNVGDTHYIAMEFLDGEGLDRLIESRKLSVRSSVEIMQRVAEALQHIHAQGIIHRDIKPGNIMVLKGAIREDGRVDPKGVRLMDFGIAAGKVLTRLTITGARIGTPVYMSPEQAKGQRIDHRSDIYSLGVVFYEALTGQPPFQGGYEAVIHQQIFQMPTPPRQQNPEIPQALSDLVYRMLDKDPEKRPSLDQVIAALKGNWEEDQGLQAEYYLALAVEAKKGTLRLVEPSGMLARMWSGVGSGRGQFPSPPLSLAVDPQGRFWITLFEYGGSGVRLVHRFSAGGELEFSMGPYGMKPGEFLYPASIAVSGNDLYVLDTETNTISHFDLEGNLLGRFGGAGPGRGTFDAPKGLVVGRHFLYVLDYGNRQVQRLSLEGQYLSRYAFRKSRETQELRVIAGMGLGLDDQLYIYDADAQKIRQVAQDGQITSSIPLQLLEGEDPNSIVEMIIRGDILYAARRGGTKIQRMRLSGEPLPPIDIYAPLRSLTVWVNYAKGKN, from the coding sequence ATGAGCGTCTTGTTGGCGGTGCTTCTGGTGGGGCTTTCGGTGGCGTTGGCCCTGCGGCTAGGCAGCACCTGGGTCCTGTTGGGGGGGATGGCCCTCCTGCTGGGGGTGGGTTGGGGGTTGGGGGCTCAGCCCGCGCCTTGGTTGCCCCTGTTGGCGTTGGGGTTAGTGGTGGCATGGGGCCCGCGACCCCGCCTGGGTCTGGCCCCCTCGAGGGCTACGCCCCCCCGCCCGGCCAACGGCAAAAACGGCAAAGGCCCCAAGGCCCGGCTGAACAAGACCAAGACCCCCACTAACCCCCGGACTACCCTGAGCGGGTTGGCTGGTGCCCCGGCGGGCCTGGAGGACAAGTACGAGATCTTGGAGAAGGTGGGAATCGGTGGAATGGCCACCGTGTACAAGGCCCGCGACAAGTCTGGGCAGATGTTGGCCCTCAAGATCCCTCAAGAGAAGTTCGTGGGCGACACTCGCTTCGTGCGGCGCTTCCACCGCGAGGCCGAAGTGTTGGCCCACCTCGACCACCCCAGTATCGTCAAAGTGTTCGATCACGGCAACGTGGGCGATACCCACTACATCGCTATGGAGTTCCTGGATGGTGAGGGGCTAGACCGGCTGATCGAAAGCCGCAAGCTCAGCGTGCGCTCGAGCGTGGAGATCATGCAGCGGGTGGCCGAGGCATTGCAGCACATCCACGCCCAAGGCATCATCCACCGCGACATCAAGCCAGGCAACATCATGGTGCTTAAAGGGGCGATCCGCGAGGATGGCCGGGTGGACCCTAAGGGCGTGCGCCTGATGGACTTCGGCATCGCCGCTGGAAAGGTGCTGACCCGGCTCACCATCACCGGGGCCCGCATCGGTACCCCGGTGTACATGAGCCCCGAGCAGGCTAAGGGCCAACGCATCGACCATAGGTCCGACATCTACAGCCTAGGGGTGGTCTTCTATGAGGCCCTTACCGGGCAGCCGCCCTTCCAAGGGGGCTACGAGGCGGTGATCCACCAGCAGATCTTCCAGATGCCTACCCCGCCCCGCCAGCAAAATCCCGAGATCCCCCAAGCCCTCTCCGACCTGGTGTACCGCATGCTCGATAAGGACCCGGAGAAACGGCCCAGCTTAGACCAGGTCATCGCAGCGCTCAAAGGAAACTGGGAGGAGGACCAAGGCTTGCAGGCCGAGTACTACTTGGCCCTCGCGGTGGAGGCCAAAAAGGGCACCCTTCGGCTGGTAGAACCCAGCGGGATGCTGGCCCGGATGTGGAGCGGGGTGGGCAGTGGGCGCGGGCAGTTCCCCTCGCCCCCCCTTTCGCTGGCGGTAGACCCCCAGGGCCGCTTCTGGATTACCCTCTTTGAGTACGGCGGGAGCGGGGTGCGGTTGGTGCACCGCTTTTCAGCCGGGGGGGAACTCGAGTTCAGCATGGGCCCCTACGGCATGAAGCCGGGGGAGTTCTTGTATCCGGCCTCAATCGCGGTGAGCGGCAACGACCTCTACGTACTCGACACCGAGACCAACACCATCAGCCACTTCGACCTCGAGGGCAACCTGCTGGGCCGCTTCGGTGGGGCGGGGCCGGGGCGGGGCACCTTTGACGCCCCAAAGGGCCTGGTGGTGGGCCGCCATTTCCTCTACGTGCTCGACTACGGCAACCGCCAGGTGCAACGCCTTAGCCTGGAAGGCCAGTATCTTTCGCGTTACGCCTTCCGCAAGAGCCGCGAGACCCAGGAGTTGCGGGTCATCGCCGGGATGGGGTTGGGCCTAGATGATCAGCTCTACATCTACGATGCCGATGCCCAGAAGATCCGCCAGGTGGCCCAGGACGGGCAGATCACCAGTTCGATCCCACTGCAACTCTTGGAGGGTGAAGACCCCAACAGCATCGTGGAGATGATTATTCGGGGAGACATCCTGTACGCTGCCCGGCGCGGCGGTACTAAGATCCAGCGGATGCGGCTTTCTGGTGAGCCCCTGCCGCCGATAGATATCTATGCCCCGCTGCGCTCGCTCACGGTCTGGGTCAACTACGCCAAGGGTAAGAACTAA
- a CDS encoding S9 family peptidase, which yields MKPEILYQLRFLSELTEGPGGRPLFVLTDIERTEKSEESPKYRSRLAVWEDGLRLLTQGEARTPQWAGEYIYFTRKVEKVAQLFRLPLRGGEPEQVTHFKAGLEGYKVSPDGSKIALLSRGDYEAPKPDQPRTYQTWPFKFEQRGLLPQVPRALYLWQGGETRLLAQQPEDIEEVAWSPAGDFLVFTASATPQERWAWKQRCYRVNLAGQVEELFGGVGPISGLAVTPDAGGLVYLAHAWEFGGATEARLYHHPFGGGFTQLAEGAFGNTINSDCRYGGYFQAPRFGPDGAIYLVETYKGSARLSRVSLAGEIGKVHGIGESVLAYAFCGRELYTLTESFTHPARLTRGGEVLFDPNAEVLPSLPAPKPIAWHSPEGHSVPGWVLLPEGAGPHPTILYIHGGPHTAFGDALMLQLQLFRASGYAVVYGNPRGSTGYGQDYTRLDGRWGEIDEADLLGLLEEALSRFPLDRGRVGVAGGSYGGYMTNWLTAHNPGRFKAAVTDRSICNWTSFFGASDIGPRFTWLQLAATPWERPEVLWQKSPLSLVHQVKTPTLVVHSEQDHRCPIDQGETWYTALLHLGVPARFFRVPEEGHELSRSGRPDRRVARLEAYLEWWEAHLR from the coding sequence GTGAAACCTGAGATCCTCTACCAGTTGCGCTTCCTCTCCGAACTTACCGAAGGCCCGGGTGGCCGGCCCCTTTTCGTCCTGACGGACATCGAGCGAACCGAAAAGTCTGAGGAATCCCCCAAGTACCGATCCCGGTTGGCTGTGTGGGAAGACGGGCTTCGCTTGCTCACCCAAGGCGAGGCCCGTACTCCTCAGTGGGCTGGGGAGTACATTTACTTCACCCGCAAAGTGGAGAAGGTGGCCCAACTCTTCCGGTTACCGCTCAGGGGTGGGGAGCCGGAACAGGTTACCCACTTCAAGGCTGGGCTCGAGGGCTACAAGGTAAGTCCGGATGGTTCCAAGATCGCCCTCCTCAGCCGGGGTGATTACGAGGCGCCCAAACCCGACCAGCCCCGCACCTACCAGACCTGGCCGTTCAAGTTCGAGCAGCGGGGCCTTTTGCCCCAGGTACCTCGGGCGCTATATCTGTGGCAAGGCGGGGAAACTCGGTTGTTAGCGCAACAGCCCGAAGACATCGAAGAGGTAGCCTGGAGCCCAGCGGGGGACTTCTTGGTGTTCACGGCCTCAGCCACACCCCAGGAGCGGTGGGCCTGGAAGCAGCGGTGCTACCGGGTGAACCTGGCAGGGCAGGTCGAGGAGTTATTCGGCGGGGTCGGCCCCATCTCGGGCTTGGCGGTGACCCCAGACGCGGGCGGGCTGGTATACCTAGCCCATGCCTGGGAGTTCGGCGGGGCTACCGAGGCCCGGCTCTACCACCACCCCTTCGGAGGAGGCTTCACCCAGTTGGCCGAAGGGGCGTTTGGCAATACCATCAACTCGGATTGCCGGTACGGGGGTTATTTCCAAGCTCCCCGTTTTGGCCCCGACGGGGCTATCTACCTGGTCGAGACCTATAAGGGCTCGGCCCGGTTGTCGCGGGTTTCTCTAGCTGGGGAGATAGGCAAGGTGCACGGGATCGGAGAAAGCGTGCTGGCGTATGCCTTCTGCGGGCGTGAACTGTACACGCTCACCGAGTCCTTTACCCATCCGGCCCGACTCACCCGGGGCGGCGAGGTGCTTTTTGACCCCAATGCCGAAGTGCTGCCTTCGCTACCCGCCCCTAAGCCTATTGCCTGGCACAGCCCGGAGGGGCATAGCGTGCCGGGCTGGGTACTGCTCCCCGAGGGAGCAGGCCCGCACCCCACCATCCTCTACATCCACGGCGGCCCGCACACTGCCTTTGGCGATGCCTTGATGCTTCAGCTCCAGCTCTTCCGGGCATCGGGTTACGCGGTCGTCTACGGCAACCCCAGGGGTTCGACCGGCTACGGCCAAGACTACACCCGGCTAGACGGGCGTTGGGGCGAGATCGACGAGGCGGATTTGCTGGGGCTTTTGGAAGAGGCGCTGTCTCGCTTTCCCTTGGACCGCGGGCGGGTCGGGGTGGCCGGGGGCAGCTACGGTGGCTACATGACCAATTGGCTTACCGCGCACAACCCTGGGCGCTTCAAGGCCGCTGTCACCGACCGCAGCATTTGCAACTGGACCAGTTTCTTTGGAGCTTCGGACATCGGGCCGCGCTTCACCTGGCTGCAGTTGGCGGCCACCCCTTGGGAACGGCCCGAGGTGCTTTGGCAGAAAAGCCCGCTGAGCCTGGTGCACCAAGTAAAAACCCCAACGCTGGTAGTGCATTCCGAGCAAGATCACCGCTGCCCCATCGACCAGGGCGAGACCTGGTACACCGCGCTGCTGCATCTGGGGGTTCCGGCCCGCTTCTTCCGGGTTCCCGAGGAGGGCCACGAGCTTTCCCGTTCAGGCCGCCCGGATCGGCGGGTCGCCCGGCTCGAGGCCTACTTGGAATGGTGGGAAGCCCACCTGCGCTGA
- the recR gene encoding recombination mediator RecR produces MRYPERLLKLVRALAVLPGVGPKTAQKLGLYLVMQKDAAQELLAALDAAQALHPCPICGNLAEDELCPICADEHRERNLVCVVESVGDLMAIERSGEYSGLYHVLGGALNPLEGIGPEQLNLGSFYKRLQPENPEALGAKVEEIILATSMTVEGEATAAYLADMLKERGIKATRLAYGLPVGGSLEYADEVTLARALENRRGFSE; encoded by the coding sequence ATGCGCTACCCTGAACGATTACTCAAGTTGGTGCGGGCCCTGGCGGTATTGCCTGGCGTGGGTCCCAAGACCGCGCAAAAGCTGGGGCTATACCTGGTAATGCAAAAAGACGCGGCGCAGGAGCTGCTGGCCGCCTTGGATGCGGCTCAAGCTTTGCACCCCTGTCCGATCTGCGGCAACCTGGCCGAAGACGAACTCTGCCCGATCTGCGCTGACGAGCACCGCGAGCGCAACCTGGTCTGCGTCGTGGAGAGCGTGGGTGACCTGATGGCCATCGAGCGCAGCGGAGAATATAGCGGGCTCTACCACGTACTGGGCGGAGCCCTGAACCCCCTCGAGGGCATCGGCCCCGAGCAGCTCAACCTGGGGAGCTTTTACAAGCGGCTCCAGCCGGAGAACCCCGAAGCCCTGGGAGCCAAGGTCGAGGAGATCATCTTGGCTACCTCGATGACCGTGGAGGGCGAGGCCACCGCCGCCTACCTGGCCGATATGCTCAAGGAGCGGGGAATCAAAGCCACCCGGTTGGCCTACGGCTTGCCGGTGGGGGGAAGCCTCGAGTATGCCGATGAGGTGACGCTGGCTCGAGCCCTGGAAAACCGCCGGGGCTTTAGCGAATAG
- a CDS encoding PP2C family protein-serine/threonine phosphatase, translated as MRVSRLEIATVSNVGRRRRNNEDFHRVAVYPTARGSLVLAAVADGMGGSEAGEWASKLAIEGLTEAVRAYAAQLETGRPAVPLERVMDKAFRLAQHRILQEGERVPERKGMGTTLTAMLLTEWNKSGVIGHVGDTRAYRRNKGRWQQLTADHSWVAQQVREGLLTPHQAETHPWRHMLTQALGLAEVRYDLMGINLAPDDTIVLTTDGLYNLVLPEEWQTTLDLQSSVEHWVSLALERGGTDNITAVAARWR; from the coding sequence ATGCGGGTCTCACGCTTGGAAATCGCCACCGTTTCCAACGTCGGCAGGCGGCGGCGCAACAACGAGGACTTCCACCGCGTAGCGGTGTATCCGACCGCACGAGGCAGCTTGGTGTTGGCGGCGGTGGCCGACGGCATGGGCGGTTCGGAGGCGGGGGAGTGGGCCAGCAAGCTGGCCATCGAGGGGCTCACCGAGGCGGTACGGGCCTATGCAGCCCAGCTCGAGACCGGCAGACCGGCGGTCCCCCTCGAGCGTGTGATGGATAAGGCCTTCCGCTTGGCCCAGCATCGTATCCTGCAAGAAGGAGAACGCGTGCCCGAGCGCAAGGGCATGGGAACTACGCTCACCGCTATGTTGCTGACCGAGTGGAACAAAAGCGGGGTAATCGGCCATGTGGGCGATACCCGGGCTTACCGCCGCAACAAAGGCCGCTGGCAACAGCTCACCGCCGACCACTCCTGGGTGGCCCAACAGGTCCGGGAAGGCCTCCTGACCCCACACCAGGCCGAGACCCACCCCTGGCGGCATATGCTGACCCAGGCCTTGGGGCTCGCCGAAGTGCGCTATGACCTGATGGGCATCAACCTAGCTCCCGACGATACCATCGTGCTCACCACCGATGGGCTTTACAACCTGGTCCTGCCGGAAGAATGGCAGACCACGCTGGATCTGCAATCCTCCGTTGAGCACTGGGTCAGTCTGGCGCTCGAGCGGGGCGGCACCGACAACATCACCGCGGTGGCAGCGAGGTGGCGATGA
- a CDS encoding phytoene desaturase family protein has translation MRVIVIGAGVGGLTAAALLAKAGLEVTVLEAHLYPGGSAGTFVHRGYRFDAGATLLAGFDPDGVFTRLEQWLGLEFPVQRLSAGESLMRVFLPEGRSVDRPVGRSYEQAAQLEAFGPWVGGFWTWQERRAQALWSLAAGLPFPPANLDELGRLVRTGVPWAKQHWRELPGILTDFVRRTSAHAPPIPAFRRFLDAQLLIASQADADRTYALFGAAALDLPHRGVALPRGGMGVVAETLARAVEMQGGRVLYRHRVNRLVVHGGRLQAVEVVLGGRRRGQREVLEGDLFVANLTPGSLAGLLGRPGTPPSDGWGAFVVHAVLPEPDLPPGPPYRQWAGEGDWVFVSLAEGARRGSPGVWVLSASVHTPLSEWRGLSEEEYRARKKAWQDRVERQVERIIPGFRESARLILGASPRTFAFYTSRQDGWVGGYPQIHPFRTPSPKTPYPNLFRVGETIFPGQSVPAVAMGGIRVAEGILTKLGAKYKYPTGSFPT, from the coding sequence ATGCGCGTCATTGTCATCGGCGCCGGAGTAGGCGGGCTGACGGCGGCGGCCTTGCTGGCTAAGGCGGGCCTCGAGGTCACCGTGCTCGAGGCCCACCTCTACCCCGGTGGCTCGGCAGGAACTTTTGTTCACCGGGGTTACCGCTTCGATGCGGGGGCGACGCTGCTAGCGGGTTTCGACCCCGATGGGGTATTCACTCGGCTCGAGCAGTGGTTGGGGCTGGAGTTCCCGGTGCAGCGGCTGAGCGCGGGAGAGAGCCTGATGCGGGTCTTTTTGCCCGAAGGCCGAAGCGTAGACCGTCCGGTGGGGCGAAGCTATGAGCAAGCCGCCCAGCTCGAGGCTTTCGGGCCTTGGGTAGGAGGCTTCTGGACCTGGCAGGAGCGCCGTGCCCAGGCACTTTGGTCGCTGGCCGCGGGCTTGCCTTTTCCCCCAGCAAATCTGGACGAACTCGGGCGGCTGGTCCGCACAGGGGTTCCTTGGGCCAAGCAGCACTGGAGGGAACTGCCGGGCATTTTGACGGACTTCGTGCGCCGAACCTCGGCCCATGCCCCGCCTATTCCCGCCTTCCGGCGCTTCCTCGACGCCCAACTCCTCATTGCCTCTCAGGCCGATGCGGACAGGACCTATGCCCTGTTCGGAGCCGCTGCCCTGGACTTGCCGCACCGGGGAGTGGCTTTGCCGCGGGGGGGGATGGGGGTGGTGGCCGAAACCCTGGCCCGGGCCGTCGAGATGCAAGGAGGTCGCGTCCTCTACCGTCACCGGGTCAACCGGCTGGTGGTTCATGGCGGAAGGCTCCAAGCGGTAGAGGTGGTGTTGGGTGGCCGCCGGCGGGGGCAGCGGGAGGTGCTCGAGGGCGATCTTTTCGTCGCCAACCTGACCCCTGGCAGCCTGGCCGGACTCCTAGGCCGACCGGGAACGCCACCCTCCGACGGCTGGGGGGCCTTCGTGGTGCATGCCGTGCTCCCTGAGCCGGATCTACCTCCTGGGCCGCCGTACCGGCAGTGGGCAGGAGAGGGAGACTGGGTGTTCGTGAGCTTGGCAGAGGGTGCGCGGCGCGGGAGTCCGGGGGTTTGGGTGCTATCGGCCTCGGTGCACACCCCACTTTCGGAATGGCGGGGTCTGAGCGAGGAAGAATACCGAGCCCGGAAAAAAGCTTGGCAAGATCGGGTAGAGCGGCAAGTAGAGCGCATTATCCCCGGTTTCCGCGAGTCCGCCCGGCTGATCCTGGGGGCTTCACCCCGTACCTTTGCGTTTTACACCTCCCGCCAGGATGGCTGGGTCGGGGGGTATCCGCAGATCCACCCCTTCCGCACCCCCAGCCCCAAGACCCCCTATCCCAACCTGTTTCGGGTGGGAGAAACCATTTTTCCCGGTCAGTCGGTACCGGCAGTGGCGATGGGGGGAATCCGGGTGGCTGAGGGGATCCTAACCAAACTAGGGGCGAAGTATAAGTACCCCACGGGAAGCTTTCCAACCTAG
- a CDS encoding YbaB/EbfC family nucleoid-associated protein, producing the protein MNLQKLMKEAQKAQRKAAEVQEKLATMTVVGSAAGMVEVTANGHGQIQAVKLKPEAVDPSDLEALEDLLLVAIQDAQQKAQELSEKEMGRELGGIGSMLGGML; encoded by the coding sequence ATGAACCTACAAAAACTGATGAAAGAGGCCCAGAAGGCCCAGCGAAAAGCCGCCGAGGTGCAGGAAAAGCTAGCAACGATGACCGTGGTAGGAAGCGCCGCAGGTATGGTGGAGGTCACCGCCAACGGCCACGGTCAGATCCAGGCGGTGAAACTCAAACCCGAAGCGGTAGATCCCTCGGACCTCGAGGCCCTCGAGGACCTCCTCCTGGTGGCCATCCAGGATGCCCAGCAAAAAGCCCAGGAACTCTCCGAGAAGGAGATGGGCCGCGAACTAGGCGGAATCGGCTCGATGCTGGGGGGAATGCTCTAA
- a CDS encoding roadblock/LC7 domain-containing protein, producing the protein MVQEVLSELQAVRGVLGSALVAEDGFIVESQRAAGAPDVDFLGGAAATALASAKALSQEINRGEVEEVMVEYPEGPLLLVPLEGGYLLVVLLDSVQSLGRARFQLKKSIPRLKEALA; encoded by the coding sequence ATGGTGCAAGAGGTACTCTCCGAACTACAGGCGGTGCGCGGGGTGCTAGGCTCTGCGCTGGTCGCCGAGGATGGCTTCATCGTGGAAAGCCAGCGGGCCGCTGGCGCCCCCGACGTGGACTTCTTGGGTGGGGCCGCCGCAACCGCCCTGGCTTCGGCCAAAGCGCTTTCCCAGGAGATCAACCGCGGCGAGGTTGAAGAGGTAATGGTCGAGTACCCCGAAGGCCCTCTGCTGCTGGTGCCGCTCGAGGGGGGCTACTTGCTGGTGGTGCTCCTCGACTCGGTGCAAAGCCTGGGCCGGGCCCGCTTCCAACTTAAGAAGAGCATCCCCCGGCTTAAAGAGGCGTTGGCATAA
- a CDS encoding DMT family transporter, whose protein sequence is MRLPPLIYPLFSILAWGSNATALKVLVAYLPPHAMNSLRVLVASLVYAALWALFSRERLGWRDWVVIAGLGLIGNSLYQWLFLEGIPRLPASYTSIVSSTNPIWVALLSVIWLRESLPKMAYVGLVLSLAGVMILSAETLEQGGAQWLGIAFVLLSAVSWAVYTVGARRLAGGYRLLTWTGGSFVLGMVPYWLLHTPDMLRLASAAVPVWVWVLLIASGLLANTLAFLTWMHGVRQLGPVRVAVFSNLTPVVGVLAGVVFLGERLPLQALLGGLLTLWGVLIAQRAQRM, encoded by the coding sequence ATGCGCCTTCCCCCGCTTATCTACCCTCTTTTTTCCATCCTCGCCTGGGGTTCGAACGCCACCGCACTCAAGGTGCTGGTGGCGTATCTGCCGCCCCATGCTATGAACAGCTTGCGGGTATTGGTGGCCTCGCTGGTCTACGCGGCGTTGTGGGCGCTATTCAGCCGGGAGCGGCTGGGTTGGCGGGATTGGGTGGTGATCGCAGGCCTCGGGCTCATCGGAAACAGCCTTTACCAATGGCTTTTCCTCGAGGGGATTCCCCGCCTTCCAGCCTCCTACACTTCCATCGTGAGTTCCACCAACCCCATCTGGGTGGCTTTGCTCAGCGTGATTTGGCTCCGCGAGTCGCTGCCCAAAATGGCCTACGTGGGGCTGGTCCTTTCGCTGGCCGGGGTCATGATCCTGAGTGCGGAGACCCTCGAGCAGGGAGGGGCCCAGTGGCTGGGGATTGCGTTCGTGCTGCTCTCTGCGGTGAGCTGGGCGGTCTACACGGTGGGGGCTCGTCGCCTGGCTGGGGGTTACCGGCTCCTCACTTGGACCGGTGGAAGCTTCGTGCTGGGCATGGTTCCCTACTGGCTCCTGCACACCCCCGACATGCTGCGGCTAGCCAGCGCCGCGGTGCCGGTGTGGGTCTGGGTTTTGCTGATAGCGAGTGGGCTGCTCGCCAACACCCTGGCCTTTCTGACCTGGATGCACGGAGTACGCCAGCTCGGCCCGGTGCGGGTAGCAGTTTTCTCCAACCTTACCCCGGTAGTGGGGGTACTGGCCGGAGTGGTTTTTTTGGGTGAGCGTTTGCCGCTACAGGCTTTGCTGGGGGGGCTGCTGACCCTTTGGGGTGTCCTGATTGCCCAACGGGCCCAGAGAATGTGA